One window from the genome of Pseudoliparis swirei isolate HS2019 ecotype Mariana Trench chromosome 24, NWPU_hadal_v1, whole genome shotgun sequence encodes:
- the snapc3 gene encoding snRNA-activating protein complex subunit 3, protein MAASKPSTDANKNIPEYEYADVNTTAFHIGSFRSEWLNRLKPSNYSYHWEDESTFDANFSKETGISGETLTELKSICSVDSLRCHPEDQQPETDVVPPDPTLRTLVQRKRRQDHRAASKVQKNRHDLYADELERLTAGREPEAVVDMVPEGEVILTINVYYPATYDKFSYARPHITLLMTGSHSLAELRDAICCVSDLQVCGEFSHTPDMAPEFISKDHYKSAFFFLEGVFYNDTRYPECQDISAIIIEWAKAHNFPSYSQAKMQDTRFVDMKVKVGFPYLYCHQGDCEHLVIITDIRLTHANDCLDKKLYPLLTNKFRVVTQKCAVCHLYIGRWVTTNDRFAPSDPCLFCDLCFRMLHYDTEGKKRGDFQAYPYVDRGAFN, encoded by the exons ATGGCGGCGTCCAAACCCTCGACAGACGCGAACAAAAACATCCCAGAATATGAATACGCTGACGTGAACACCACCGCATTTCATATCGGTTCTTTCAGAAGCGAGTGGCTGAACAGACTGAAGCCGAGCAACTACTCCTATCATTGGGAAGACGAGAGCACGTTTGATGCTAACTTTTCTAAAGAGACGGGGATCAGTGGGGAGACGCTGACTGAGCTCAAGTCCATCTGCAG TGTCGATTCGCTTCGTTGCCACCCTGAGGACCAGCAGCCGGAGACAGATGTTGTTCCTCCTGACCCAACTCTGAGAACACTGGT ACAAAGAAAAAGGAGACAAGATCACAGAGCTGCTAGCAAAGTCCAAAAGAATAGGCACGACCTCTACGCTGATGAACTG GAGCGTTTAACTGCCGGGAGGGAACCAGAGGCTGTGGTTGACATGGTGCCTGAAGGAGAAGTCATTCTGACCATCAACGTGTACTACCCGGCTACTTATGACAAG TTTAGCTACGCCAGACCCCACATAACTCTGCTGATGACGGGCTCCCACAGCTTGGCAGAGCTCAGGGATGCCATCTGCTGTGTCAGCGACTTGCAAGTGTGCGGAGAGTTCAGCCACACGCCGGACATGGCGCCAGAGTTCATCAGCAAA gATCATTACAagtcagcttttttttttttggaaggagTTTTCTATAACGACACGCGATACCCCGAGTGTCAGGACATCAGCGC GATTATCATTGAATGGGCAAAGGCCCACAACTTCCCATCCTACAGCCAAGCCAAGATGCAAGACACAAGATTTGTGGATATGAAAGTGAAAGTGGGCTTCCCGTACCTCTACTGTCATCAGGGAGACTGCGAACATCTCGTCATCATCACAGACATCAG ACTGACCCACGCGAACGACTGCCTGGACAAGAAGCTGTATCCACTTCTCACAAACAAGTTCAGGGTCGTCACCCAGAAGTGTGCCGTCTGCCACCTCTACATCGGAAG ATGGGTTACCACCAACGACCGGTTTGCTCCGAGTGACCCGTGTCTCTTCTGTGACTTGTGCTTCCGGATGCTGCACTACGACACTGAAGGCAAGAAGCGTGGAGATTTCCAGGCCTATCCCTACGTGGACCGTGGCGCATTCAACTGA
- the psip1a gene encoding PC4 and SFRS1 interacting protein 1a isoform X1, with product MTRDWNPGDLIFAKMKGYPHWPARIDEVPDGAVKPSIIKLPIFFFGTHETAFLGPKDIFPYQLNKEKYAKPNKRKGFNEGLWEIENNPKVELTAPKPVGHNSFPEKDLDSSPEGEEESDNKGMKPKVPGSEAEQENENEEEEEGSLIFEAGPQNQDGSAQKESTDVPKPKRGRKKKSDAEQETEKHDAPASPASPSGAEGPKRRGRKPKSEKLLLLQQQQDQQGSGSEMDIAEADRKRKRALEDKAKSGDEEKRKKDDSKGKEAEVKEPEAKKKKKDDSSSGSDDEETNKGRKKHQNSEMDKDVRRRKADELREPNKEDGKKNEERTGVKKKEMSTDVKLQILHSEIKISLKIDNPDMKKCLDALDEIGALQVTTQNLQKHSELIATLKKIRRFKASQDIMDKATMLYNKFKSMFLVGEGDCLLSQVLNKSFAEQRQHEDAKKGALKRVEQAKDNHPDKMTNGDMSPEEKRQETERQRLLEDTSAMENQSAPKAQEST from the exons ATGACTCGAGATTGGAACCCTGGCGATCTGATCTTTGCCAAGATGAAGGGCTATCCACACTGGCCTGCCAGA ATTGATGAAGTCCCCGACGGTGCTGTGAAGCCATCCATTATCAAGCTACCCATCTTCTTCTTTGGCACCCATGAAAC AGCTTTTCTTGGCCCAAAAGATATCTTTCCGTACCAGCTAAACAAAGAGAAGTACGCCAAGCCCAACAAGAGGAAAGGCTTCAATGAAGGATTGTGGGAGATTGAGAACAACCCAAAAGTTGAGCTCACTGCACCCAAG CCAGTCGGCCATaattcttttcctgaaaaagaTTTGGACAGCAGcccagagggagaagaggagtctGACAACAAGGGGATGAAACCCAAA GTTCCAGGAAGTGAGGCTGAGCAGGAGAatgagaatgaggaggaggaggaagggtctCTGATCTTTGAGGCGGGTCCTCAGAACCAGGAT GGCTCAGCCCAGAAAGAATCTACAGATGTTCCTAAAcccaagagagggagaaagaaaaag agtgatgctgaGCAGGAGACTGAGAAGCACGATGCTCCTGCTAGTCCTGCTAGTCCCTCAG GTGCAGAAGGTCCAAAACGAAGAGGTAGGAAGCCCAAAAGTGAGAAGTTACTTTTGCTCCAGCAACAGCAGGACCAGCAAGGCTCGGGAAGTGAAAT GGACATTGCTGAGGCcgacagaaagagaaagagggcaTTGGAGGACAAGGCCAAGAGCGGAGacgaggagaagagaaagaaggacgACAGCAAAGGAAAGGAAGCGGAGGTGAAGGAGCCTGaagccaagaagaagaagaaggacgacAGCTCCTCAGGCTCTGACGATGAAGAG ACAAACAAAGGCAGAAAGAAACACCAAAATTCAGAGATGGACAAAGATGTGCGGCGACGGAAGGCAGATGAATTGAGAGA GCCAAACAAAGAGGATGGGAAGAAAAATGAAGAGAGAACAGGAGTCAAGAAAAAGG AAATGTCAACCGACGTGAAGCTCCAGATACTGCACAGTGAAATCAAGATTTCTCTGAAAATAGACAACCCT GACATGAAGAAGTGCCTGGACGCATTAGATGAAATCGGTGCCCTTCAAGTAACAACCCAGAACCTGCAGAAACACAGCGAGCTCATTGCCACCCTCAAGAAG ATCCGCAGATTCAAGGCCAGCCAGGACATCATGGACAAGGCCACTATGTTGTACAACAAGTTCAAGAGTATGTTTCTGGTTGGAGAAGGCGACTGTTTGCTCAGCCAGGTGCTCAACAAGTCTTTCGCTGAGCAACGGCAGCACGAGGACGCCAAGAAGGGAGCGCTGAAGAGAGTGGAGCAGGCCAAGGACAACCACCCAG ACAAGATGACAAATGGTGATATGAGCCCTGAGGAGAAGAGgcaggagacggagagacagaggctTCTTGAGGACACCTCCGCGATGGAAAATCAAAG TGCCCCAAAAGCTCAGGAGTCCACTTGA
- the psip1a gene encoding PC4 and SFRS1 interacting protein 1a isoform X2 — protein sequence MTRDWNPGDLIFAKMKGYPHWPARIDEVPDGAVKPSIIKLPIFFFGTHETAFLGPKDIFPYQLNKEKYAKPNKRKGFNEGLWEIENNPKVELTAPKPVGHNSFPEKDLDSSPEGEEESDNKGMKPKGSAQKESTDVPKPKRGRKKKSDAEQETEKHDAPASPASPSGAEGPKRRGRKPKSEKLLLLQQQQDQQGSGSEMDIAEADRKRKRALEDKAKSGDEEKRKKDDSKGKEAEVKEPEAKKKKKDDSSSGSDDEETNKGRKKHQNSEMDKDVRRRKADELREPNKEDGKKNEERTGVKKKEMSTDVKLQILHSEIKISLKIDNPDMKKCLDALDEIGALQVTTQNLQKHSELIATLKKIRRFKASQDIMDKATMLYNKFKSMFLVGEGDCLLSQVLNKSFAEQRQHEDAKKGALKRVEQAKDNHPDKMTNGDMSPEEKRQETERQRLLEDTSAMENQSAPKAQEST from the exons ATGACTCGAGATTGGAACCCTGGCGATCTGATCTTTGCCAAGATGAAGGGCTATCCACACTGGCCTGCCAGA ATTGATGAAGTCCCCGACGGTGCTGTGAAGCCATCCATTATCAAGCTACCCATCTTCTTCTTTGGCACCCATGAAAC AGCTTTTCTTGGCCCAAAAGATATCTTTCCGTACCAGCTAAACAAAGAGAAGTACGCCAAGCCCAACAAGAGGAAAGGCTTCAATGAAGGATTGTGGGAGATTGAGAACAACCCAAAAGTTGAGCTCACTGCACCCAAG CCAGTCGGCCATaattcttttcctgaaaaagaTTTGGACAGCAGcccagagggagaagaggagtctGACAACAAGGGGATGAAACCCAAA GGCTCAGCCCAGAAAGAATCTACAGATGTTCCTAAAcccaagagagggagaaagaaaaag agtgatgctgaGCAGGAGACTGAGAAGCACGATGCTCCTGCTAGTCCTGCTAGTCCCTCAG GTGCAGAAGGTCCAAAACGAAGAGGTAGGAAGCCCAAAAGTGAGAAGTTACTTTTGCTCCAGCAACAGCAGGACCAGCAAGGCTCGGGAAGTGAAAT GGACATTGCTGAGGCcgacagaaagagaaagagggcaTTGGAGGACAAGGCCAAGAGCGGAGacgaggagaagagaaagaaggacgACAGCAAAGGAAAGGAAGCGGAGGTGAAGGAGCCTGaagccaagaagaagaagaaggacgacAGCTCCTCAGGCTCTGACGATGAAGAG ACAAACAAAGGCAGAAAGAAACACCAAAATTCAGAGATGGACAAAGATGTGCGGCGACGGAAGGCAGATGAATTGAGAGA GCCAAACAAAGAGGATGGGAAGAAAAATGAAGAGAGAACAGGAGTCAAGAAAAAGG AAATGTCAACCGACGTGAAGCTCCAGATACTGCACAGTGAAATCAAGATTTCTCTGAAAATAGACAACCCT GACATGAAGAAGTGCCTGGACGCATTAGATGAAATCGGTGCCCTTCAAGTAACAACCCAGAACCTGCAGAAACACAGCGAGCTCATTGCCACCCTCAAGAAG ATCCGCAGATTCAAGGCCAGCCAGGACATCATGGACAAGGCCACTATGTTGTACAACAAGTTCAAGAGTATGTTTCTGGTTGGAGAAGGCGACTGTTTGCTCAGCCAGGTGCTCAACAAGTCTTTCGCTGAGCAACGGCAGCACGAGGACGCCAAGAAGGGAGCGCTGAAGAGAGTGGAGCAGGCCAAGGACAACCACCCAG ACAAGATGACAAATGGTGATATGAGCCCTGAGGAGAAGAGgcaggagacggagagacagaggctTCTTGAGGACACCTCCGCGATGGAAAATCAAAG TGCCCCAAAAGCTCAGGAGTCCACTTGA